One region of Candidatus Eisenbacteria bacterium genomic DNA includes:
- a CDS encoding heavy metal translocating P-type ATPase, with amino-acid sequence MSSVPLTPNRTQDATQERDPVCGMTVRAGSPHQTTFQGKTYRFCSAGCLTKFTAAPDQYLAPKPQVDHGAKAPPAALSAEYTCPMHPEIVQKGPGNCPICGMALEPRTVSLTDEENPELVDMRRRFQVCAALTAPLVLMMVGALLPGQPIHRWLPMPLSSWAELLLATPVVLWGGWPFFVRFWQSLANRSPNMFTLIGFGVAAAYLYSLAAMLLPGIFPESFRDASGRVGTYFEAAAVIVTLVLLGQVMELRARSETSAAIKTLLGMAPTTARRIRDDATEEDVSLDQVKVGDRLRVRPGEKVPVDGVVLEGRSSVDESLVSGEPIPVEKEPGIRLVGATINGTGSLVMRAEKVGSDTLLARIVQMVAQAQRTRAPIQRLADQVSAWFVPTVVAIAIVTFIVWAIAGPQPRMAYAILNALAVLIIACPCALGLATPMSIMVAVGKGATLGVLFRNAEAIETLRTVDTLVFDKTGTLTEGKPKLVRAVVADGWQEPDALRLAAALERGSEHPLAAAIVSAASERRLPVSQATEFMALGGKGVRGRVDGKPVALGNAKWIADLGMTAGPLEIEAQRMRESGQTVVFLAVDQRVAAAIGVADPIKSSTFQAVRQLHDQGLRLVMLTGDSLVTAQAVARQLGIDHVHAEVLPDQKAEVVRKLQAEGRVVAMAGDGINDAPALAAARVGIAMGTGTDVAMETAGVTLVKGDLVGIVRARQLSRITMTNIRQNLFFAFAYNALGVPIAAGLLYPFFGLLLSPVIAAAAMSFSSLSVIANALRLRGMALATAMPDPSVRDHLHPDRGNDPPRAGR; translated from the coding sequence ATGAGCTCCGTTCCGCTGACCCCCAATCGAACACAGGATGCGACGCAGGAGCGCGATCCCGTCTGCGGGATGACGGTGCGCGCCGGAAGCCCGCACCAGACGACGTTCCAAGGCAAGACGTACCGGTTCTGCTCCGCAGGATGTCTCACGAAATTCACCGCGGCCCCCGATCAGTACCTCGCCCCCAAGCCGCAGGTGGATCACGGCGCCAAGGCGCCCCCGGCTGCCCTATCGGCCGAGTACACGTGCCCGATGCATCCCGAGATCGTGCAGAAGGGCCCAGGCAACTGTCCGATCTGCGGCATGGCGCTCGAACCTCGAACGGTTTCGCTCACCGACGAGGAGAACCCCGAGCTCGTCGACATGCGCCGTCGATTCCAGGTCTGTGCCGCGCTCACGGCGCCGCTGGTGCTCATGATGGTTGGCGCGCTGCTGCCCGGTCAGCCGATCCACCGATGGTTGCCGATGCCGCTCTCGAGCTGGGCCGAGCTGCTTCTCGCCACGCCCGTGGTGTTGTGGGGTGGATGGCCTTTCTTCGTGCGCTTCTGGCAGTCCCTCGCAAACCGCAGCCCGAACATGTTCACGCTCATCGGATTCGGTGTCGCCGCCGCCTACCTCTACAGCCTCGCCGCGATGCTGCTGCCAGGGATCTTTCCGGAGTCGTTCCGCGATGCATCGGGAAGGGTGGGCACCTACTTCGAGGCGGCGGCCGTCATCGTCACGCTCGTCCTGCTCGGCCAGGTCATGGAGCTCAGGGCCCGCAGCGAGACCAGCGCCGCCATCAAGACGCTCCTCGGCATGGCGCCGACCACGGCACGGCGAATCCGTGACGATGCCACCGAGGAAGACGTCTCCCTCGATCAGGTCAAGGTCGGCGACCGGCTGCGCGTGCGCCCGGGAGAGAAGGTGCCGGTGGACGGCGTGGTTCTCGAAGGACGAAGCTCCGTCGATGAATCCCTGGTGAGCGGCGAACCGATCCCGGTGGAGAAGGAGCCCGGCATCCGCCTCGTTGGCGCGACGATCAACGGAACGGGGTCCCTGGTCATGCGGGCGGAGAAGGTTGGCTCCGACACGCTGCTGGCACGCATCGTCCAGATGGTCGCGCAGGCGCAGCGCACCCGCGCGCCGATCCAGCGCCTCGCCGACCAGGTCTCCGCCTGGTTCGTGCCCACGGTGGTCGCGATCGCCATCGTGACGTTCATCGTTTGGGCGATCGCCGGGCCCCAGCCGCGAATGGCATACGCGATCCTCAATGCCCTGGCGGTGCTGATCATTGCGTGCCCGTGCGCGCTCGGGCTCGCCACGCCCATGTCCATCATGGTGGCGGTGGGCAAGGGCGCGACGCTCGGTGTGCTCTTCCGGAACGCCGAGGCGATCGAAACCCTGCGCACGGTCGACACACTCGTTTTCGACAAGACCGGAACGCTGACCGAGGGGAAGCCGAAGCTGGTGCGAGCGGTGGTGGCGGACGGCTGGCAGGAGCCCGATGCGCTGCGCCTTGCGGCCGCTCTCGAGCGTGGAAGCGAACACCCGCTGGCCGCCGCGATCGTCTCGGCGGCCAGCGAGCGTCGGCTGCCGGTGAGCCAGGCGACGGAGTTCATGGCGCTCGGCGGCAAGGGCGTACGCGGGAGAGTGGACGGCAAGCCGGTGGCGCTCGGGAATGCCAAGTGGATCGCAGACCTCGGCATGACGGCTGGACCGCTCGAGATCGAGGCGCAGCGGATGCGCGAATCAGGTCAGACCGTGGTGTTCCTCGCGGTGGACCAACGTGTCGCGGCGGCGATCGGAGTCGCCGATCCCATCAAATCGTCGACGTTCCAGGCGGTTCGGCAGCTCCATGACCAGGGGCTGCGTCTCGTGATGCTCACCGGTGACAGCCTCGTGACCGCCCAGGCGGTCGCACGGCAGCTCGGCATCGACCATGTGCATGCGGAAGTGCTTCCCGACCAGAAGGCCGAGGTGGTCAGGAAGCTCCAGGCCGAAGGCCGCGTGGTGGCGATGGCCGGTGATGGGATCAACGATGCTCCAGCCCTTGCCGCAGCGCGCGTTGGCATCGCGATGGGCACCGGTACGGACGTGGCGATGGAGACCGCAGGCGTCACACTGGTGAAGGGCGATCTGGTCGGAATCGTGCGCGCGCGCCAGCTCAGTCGCATCACGATGACGAACATCCGGCAGAACTTGTTCTTCGCGTTTGCCTACAACGCCCTCGGGGTGCCGATCGCGGCAGGACTGTTGTATCCCTTCTTCGGCTTGCTTCTGAGCCCCGTGATCGCCGCCGCCGCCATGAGCTTCAGCTCCCTCTCGGTCATCGCCAATGCCTTGCGTCTGCGAGGCATGGCCCTCGCCACCGCTATGCCAGACCCCAGCGTTCGAGATCATCTTCATCCAGACCGAGGTAATGACCCACCTCGTGCTGGACGGTGA
- a CDS encoding metallopeptidase family protein, producing MYDALSEAEWDQVDQVWDLLEGSEVDRARTETNDLLGRRPRHPDLLVLDAAVAIEEGDPDRALDALRGAERSADPALFFHLRALARFHRVDLEAARADADKALAVRPQLAEAHALLSRIHELLGDQDSSARHAEAANDIDPETFPPPLEVSDEAFDQLVEKSLAELPEVVRDHLQQIPVMVEPLPSRHLLIAEKPPLAPDLLGLFVGRHLLEQSHADLPAAPGAIYLFRRNLLRACRDQDELSREIRITVQHEVGHYLGLDEDDLERWGLA from the coding sequence GTGTACGACGCGCTGTCCGAAGCCGAGTGGGACCAGGTCGATCAGGTGTGGGATCTCCTCGAAGGCTCGGAAGTCGATCGGGCCAGGACCGAGACCAACGACCTGCTCGGCCGTCGCCCGCGCCATCCCGACCTGCTGGTGCTGGACGCGGCGGTCGCCATCGAGGAGGGCGATCCCGACCGGGCGCTCGATGCCCTGCGCGGTGCCGAGCGCTCGGCCGATCCCGCCTTGTTCTTCCACCTGCGCGCCCTGGCGCGCTTCCACCGGGTGGATCTCGAAGCGGCGCGAGCCGATGCCGACAAGGCCCTCGCCGTGCGGCCGCAGCTCGCGGAGGCGCACGCGCTGCTCTCCCGGATTCACGAGCTGCTGGGTGACCAGGACTCGTCGGCGCGGCATGCCGAAGCCGCGAACGACATCGATCCCGAGACCTTTCCCCCTCCGCTCGAGGTGAGCGACGAGGCCTTCGACCAGCTCGTCGAGAAGAGCCTTGCCGAGCTGCCCGAGGTGGTGCGCGACCACCTTCAGCAGATCCCGGTCATGGTCGAGCCGCTCCCCTCACGCCACCTGCTGATCGCCGAGAAGCCGCCACTGGCCCCCGACCTGCTGGGGCTGTTCGTCGGCCGGCATCTGCTGGAGCAGAGTCATGCCGATCTTCCAGCGGCCCCCGGCGCGATCTATCTCTTCCGCCGCAACCTGCTGCGCGCCTGCCGCGACCAGGACGAGCTGTCGCGCGAGATCCGGATCACCGTCCAGCACGAGGTGGGTCATTACCTCGGTCTGGATGAAGATGATCTCGAACGCTGGGGTCTGGCATAG